A region from the Silene latifolia isolate original U9 population chromosome 7, ASM4854445v1, whole genome shotgun sequence genome encodes:
- the LOC141590016 gene encoding protein FAR1-RELATED SEQUENCE 5-like: MMRVEAVEGGGYRVDQFVAVHNHRLLSVIDKEFHKVVRHLSGFQKKLIIDNSKLNIGADRSFQLCKVYADGYANVGATLTDFKNFANDVKCYISLQDATLFINHLEELKKMKPGFYFAYEVDDDKCLSRVFWADAECRRNYSIFGDALSYDATYGTNKYRMKFTPFTGVYHHKRSVTFACALLDHEDEHSFAWCFKKFLDCMDKKEPLCLVTDQDPGMLLALPKVFKTASHHFCMWHIMEKVSAKVGAITCKETDFLSRLNSVVWDSSLEPMEFEQRWLAVMKDFDLGGHKWLSNKDSEHSLPVTTPSPTKIELHAASVYTHKVFYDVQDELKHTSVCGLAGMPLNGDIRVYDVNDELRHTTFQVSYTATTEDVKCTCKLFEIKGLLCRHVFWFLSANLLKSIPEKYIVPRWCKVSYRNPYSILPGNLIEDCEPTDVINMKISNVWSEFYSTMAIAKTLSVDRIKELAANWKAFREEVSPASSEVLSKEKEIEQLLGFTNSSEVTILPPKISNNKGSGKRLLSTRKEAIAKSQKPKRLCACCKEMVNHDKRNCPKRDIYSDTSEEDV, encoded by the exons ATGATGAGAGTGGAAGCGGTGGAGGGTGGAGGTTATAGAGTCGATCAATTTGTTGCTGTTCATAATCACCGTCTTCTTTCTGTTATAGACAAAGAGTTCCATAAAGTTGTCAGGCATCTTTCTGGTTTCCAAAAAAAGTTAATAATTGATAATTCAAAGTTGAATATTGGGGCAGACAGGAGTTTTCAACTTTGCAAAGTATATGCAGATGGTTATGCTAATGTTGGAGCGACTTTGACAGATTTTAAGAATTTTGCAAATGATGTCAAATGCTATATAAGTTTACAGGATGCAACTCTTTTCATCAATCACCTTGAAGAGTTAAAAAAAATGAAACCTGGTTTTTATTTTGCGtatgaggttgatgatgataagtGTTTGAGCAGGGTGTTTTGGGCAGATGCTGAGTGTAGGAGGAATTATTCTATATTTGGGGATGCGCTTAGCTATGACGCTACTTATGGAACCAATAAATATCGTATGAAATTCACCCCGTTTACTGGAGTTTATCACCATAAGCGGTCTGTTACGTTTGCATGTGCTTTACTTGATCATGAGGATGAACATTCTTTTGCTTGGTGTTTCAAAAAATTTTTGGACTGTATGGATAAAAAAGAACCATTATGTCTCGTAACAGACCAAGACCCTGGGATGTTACTTGCCCTTCCTAAAGTCTTCAAAACAGCCAGTCATCatttttgcatgtggcatattatGGAGAAAGTCAGTGCTAAAGTGGGTGCAATCACATGCAAAGAAACTGATTTCCTATCTCGTTTGAATTCTGTTGTGTGGGATTCTAGTTTAGAACCAATGGAGTTTGAACAGAGGTGGCTTGCAGTTATGAAGGACTTCGACCTTGGTGGCCATAAATGGCTTTCTA ACAAGGACAGTGAGCACAGTTTACCAGTTACTACTCCATCGCCGACTAAGATTGAGTTACATGCTGCATCTGTCTATACTCATAAAGTTTTTTATGATGTGCAAGATGAATTGAAGCACACTTCTGTCTGCGGGCTTGCTGGTATGCCTTTGAATGGGGACATTCGTGTATATGATGTAAATGATGAGCTGAGACATACTACATTTCAGGTCTCTTACACTGCCACAACAGAAGATGTTAAGTGTACTTGCAAACTTTTTGAAATTAAAGGTTTACTTTGCAGAcatgttttttggtttttgtcaGCTAACCTTCTTAAAAGCATTCCTGAAAAATACATTGTCCCTCGCTGGTGCAAGGTTTCTTATAGAAATCCTTATTCAATTCTCCCTGGGAATCTCATCGAGGATTGTGAGCCTACTGATGTTATTAACATGAAGATTTCTAATGTGTGGTCAGAGTTTTATTCTACAATGGCTATTGCAAAAACTCTTTCTGTAGATCGAATTAAAGAGTTAGCTGCAAATTGGAAGGCTTTTAGAGAGGAAGTCAGTCCTGCATCATCAGAGGTATTATCCAAGGAGAAAGAGATAGAGCAATTGTTGGGCTTCACAAATTCTTCAGAAGTTACAATCTTACCACCAAAAATCTCAAATAACAAGGGCAGCGGGAAAAGGCTTTTGTCTACCAGGAAGGAGGCTATTGCGAAATCACAGAAGCCCAAAAGACTGTGCGCCTGCTGCAAGGAAATGGTGAACCATGACAAACGCAATTGTCCTAAAAGGGATATATATTCg GACACTTCTGAAGAGGATGTTTGA